aaatcgatcataaaaatgaatcgctgtaaaacataattataaaactaagcCGGCAGATGTTGAGATTcggataaaattatttacaatatttaaatatattatacgtattcatgtaggtacattttacaGTATATTTAAACCAAAACAAAAGCCTGCAGTAAGTTCCCTTTCTATAAACTGTTGTTATTAGTCGACAGTGTTGtgcaaatacaatatacttatgtgCTAACCTATACCATCGTATAGTCTGcttcatatttcataataatgcaaaaaatataaattattaaaatccatCTGCccttgaataatttaataacgttATTCTAATAccaaaacatgaaaaataactcgttcaaaaatatattatattataattataaataaatacgaagtGTAACAGAcaaaataactgataaatctaattaattgaaatactaaataatttttattcttatttatatcaaatataattaataaaataaaaaaattaaaatacgacttattaaactgttaattatattttatatattttgtataggtagtaaatactaaaaaacaatGGGTGCACTCTAAGTtagatcaaaatttaaaagaatttattagATGTACAACTACAGATAATATACAAAAGTACACTATAACGATTAAAATGGAACttgattataaaactttttcggTCTTACCGATGAACGTATAGGATACAGTGATACCTTCGTCTATTGAAAATCAATCTTTAGGGACATACTCTTAAtagcaaacatttttaaattatctgacattaaatatataaatattatatgggcAATGGGCATATAACTCCCCATTAATAGTTAGGTTAGTGTTGATCCTAAATAGTTGGCATTatagaagaagaagaagaagatatGATCAATATTGAGAAAGTGATTcccgatttattattttggtaaaatgtttttaatagcaAAAGTTcggtatttatttaacaaattaatttttaactacatagaaataattacCGAACTCATACTTATAGTACTTTTTGATAATGAATTAATGtctttagtaaaataaaaaaaaaaacggcaCTAAGGCGTATGTATTActctttattattcattatattgtcTCTTTGACCTCcgtaactaaatattattagacttTTATTACAGTTTGTATACAAGTACTTTCTAGTACTAGTACTAATAATGCACTTATGGTGTcatcatattttcattttaagagaaaaataaaataatacaaatttatttaccacCTCCAGAGATTATTATGGACTCATAAGCATCCGTCGAGGACAATATTTTACGGTTGTAACAAATGATTGGTAGTTGGGTTTCATATttctttaacattaaaataggaTATAAATTTACTAGGTCACTAATTCACATAGTCAACATTTGTCCACTGGGAGTGCGTTATTTGTATCCGAATATAATTTACGTTGGATGTAATTATAACGTCGACCGGGGGTAGAAAGTCCACTAAAATGTCTCCGGTTacttttgatatatatatattaaatatacataccaaGAGACCCATTTAACCAGTAACACTCATTTTCTCTGTCAAGTTTTGTGATCCAGAATAAAAACGTTCTTATGACTTTGAAATATTACGTTTTTCCCGCAGTTatgttgatatatatttttttcttaacttataaaacaaGTAATGTTTGCttaggatttttatttttctttaacagTGACcacgtttttaatttcaacttccaaagcagaatatctttaagaattaaatagtatattatgataaatacattatattttactattatatgcaTTGTACGGTTAGAAATTAACCAACAATTTGTgagaaattataactttatatgcCATGAATTCagatcaaaattttttttttcaaacccaCTGTTTCATAcatatgcaataaaacatcaatattttataatttaatcttagtCTACaacaaattagatttattatcaaaaagagATAAGCaacttaaatgttaaaaattaataaataatggtcACAACCAAACCTaacctaagtataatattaaattcaatatattctatctatattgcatataataaacaaaattagcaATTACCAAAAAGTACAatctcaattataatataatacaagtaattaatgtaaatttatcaacaaaataaaaaattctaattctttaaatcttataaaaccgtcgtttatggtttttatatcATGTTGTATACTCTAATATTAcctgaaaaatattcaattatatataaaagtattctgacttggtgaaaaaatatatatgtattgacaagtaataatatacgagtactaGGTTAAACATGTAttacttatgagttatgacaaaCTCGAATTATTAGACTTAATAcagaaaaatgttgatattttttatatttgacaatcattaaaaatactttattacaaaaaaaaggtatagttgtttgaagtttaaaatgaaaaatttgatattttcaatttaaatctcTCGATGTActatttcatttatacatttgaattatttataaataaaaaaaaaaaacgtttgtaATTcgataaacttataaatttaggaaaagaaatttttattatcttaaataatataatacaaaataaatcgttaaatTGGAATACTGCAACTGTCttattaataaagatttaaagtttagatctTTAAAGtgacataattaaaatgattataaataataaatgttaagaaACCCTTTGGTTAtcatcaataaattgtttttatttaaaatattcattatttatgtttctataatatgattgtagCTTTTAAGTCATATTCAAGTTAGTTatctctattttaaaattatgcaattgataattaaaaaaaaaaaaattaaaacaattaaattacaatcttgaaaattggaaataaactcatttaattttttagaaataaattgtatacctagTGATTGAGTATCagaagaattataatttataaatgatatatttttgaactaatgtaaataaagaacaaaaatattggaCATTTGACTCAAggcaattaaaatgtttaactatcAATGAACtcgtataaaagtataagtactcaaattgttcataaataataaataattactaaaattcctATTTACTATAGACTGAATAGATGTTTGCGATGAAACATTTATGAGAAacgcttatatattttttatttattcattatagtgtaaaaaaaaatatttgccatTAATTTGTGtagattgttattattttattgatattttattcactgataaaaatattaaattataaattaaatataatgtacaaatagAAACACAAATGCGTATTACTCTCGATAACTGGTGTCTTTTaacatgcatataatatattataaaagaatgcataatagataaaaataacattataagaaataaacatttttagtgaAATAAGGTTGCTTATAAATCTgtcaattaataaacatacttactttttatttattgtatttaaatatccaatatttaatgtttaaaaacatagtttatcatttttaagtgtgataatttaatcttaaatgCGTACAACTAAATTTTGCATTGTAAGTAtactttaattcaaattttgatacaaaacaaaattattcactCTTCACAAGACTACTcagaaaaattactttttatctaATTTCACGGTTgggtaacttttttttaaataatgctcCCACGacagattattaaataaaattaaaaatttagaatagttatattctaatttgttaataacaataatataagaataatattataataatgcaatattttgttgaatattttattttaatattttctatatattatattaataataaattcattacatACTTTAAACCAGCGgttctcaaactttttttttgtgtaccacttaggtgtattattaatcagtCACGTACCACAAATGAGTAAAAATAGAACGATCCAAGttgtacaattaaatactttaatttttagttaaatacacttattttaaataataaggcaGTAAAATACtacagtataattattgtttttattcgttagtttttaaaaataagacatgaattaaataataaattttcaatgagatcagaatcgaatatttatttttaattttctgttcTACCGCCATTTGGCCTTATGCGTATTATCATGTAGTTGGTATGTGTACCATAGTTTGAGAACCACTACTTTAGACTcattataaagtatactaataaaaattataaaaaaaataataacaatggaAATTTATTTGACTTTGAGAAAATTGTAGCCAAAATATCGTGTGTTctcaatttataacattagaataagaattttagagatgttaatataataatctttaaaaactATCTTGTCTTCATGATTAACTTAAAACGAATTCTTAccttaatagtattttttattattacgttcttaatattaaaacaaatccaTTCATTTTTCCttgaattcatattaaaagcttaaaatcgttatttatatggtaatatatatataaatgattttcgtaggtaggtactatattttttttaatattatcctcTAATTTACTATAAGAAAACAGAATTAagaattaagtttataataaataaaagagtaaagaataaaaaaacagcAAAACATTCTAATGAGCTAGTATCTTAAAAACATCATTCAATTATACAGGAGTtgcatttataatgtataatgtaagtaaAACAGCTAATTACAATAGTTCACATTTATCGaacttcaaaaacaaattattctttaaattaaaattcataaaaataaatatattctttaaaaagtatgtataaatgatttattaataattaatcaataactatatagaattagtatacttatataagcaATTTCATTATACGACTAAAAATAGaccttaaaaatttgaattatgtaAAGGGCGTGTTctctttattcattattaatatactttacattataaaaataataaaaaaaaaactagaattgcgtttaaaaattcaaactttataattataatattgtaaaataatataaaaaaaaaagttttatgtgTAACAaaacaagtttaaaaataataatagcaataattatgtttagttaaatgtttaatttaaaatttaaacattttattattcatcgagttaaaaacaatttaattatattgaaaaccgtaaaaaaaactgaaaaataaattgtattgctctattttttttgttttataaccaatattgtactcaaaaaaataaaatataggtacattaaagttaataatatcagctggttaaaataatttatatattaatgcaaACAAAGAATttgatatacaattattgtccttttaaataaaaaaatattaattgtttattttcataaataacaatttcaattaaattataattataataatataataaaaagcaatcaaagttttaaattttaatcttctaaaacaaaactttACTAAGCATAGCCGATCCTCTTTCTACTTAATATCATCTTTCGCGATTTGATAATTCGATTCGATAAGTCATGCACTAAATCGTCTGCATCTCGAACGTTGTGACACTCGTTTCTCCATTTCTGAGCCCACTCTTCTGGTGTTTCCTCTAGCGAATaagcgaaaaaataaaaccaatcaatataatatatataagtataggtatgaAGAAAAAAAGCATATAACTTTAGCTGAACCTTTTTTATGTGCTTGACTTGGCGTCCAATTTATATAGCTTTCTTGGTACAAAGATTTTGCGTGTGTATCGGAGTCATTTAAATCCTCGTCTTGACACTGTAgttgatgattttttattaaattgtattttggagtgaataataaaaataattatttaacacaagTTTCAAAACTACCAATAACTGCACGATTTTATAAATCCAGTTTTATTGGTTGTCACTTATTCCTACTTatagtatgttattttatgataagaatataaaaaagttataggcAGATGTCAAGGAATCGAAAATATTAGATTgaggtgaaaaaaatatacaaaatataatatttatatagaaaatgttaaatttataattattgttaaatttttaagcgaGGTTGCAAGTACTATTTCAAacacacaaataattttaacaataattacaattttataagctATGTAATTCTTTTCATAAAGTTTaaagctaaaattaaaattaattgttacttcaaattaaatatatattattaatattgataatatataaaatatacaatataattggttggctaatattaatagtttttttttaatttaataataggtatacttgaTTAAGaacttacaaataatatatttgttaatggAAAATATTCACTTTTTTGTACGttgatcattttatttactgatGTACAAAACATtctactaattaaattttgtacattttaaattaaatataatatactttatatacattatatgtattacttacacataatatattataaatatatatgctatattagtataaaaaagaatagtatgttttatatatttatacctaataaactgTGCAGAAAGGTagtacttgtatattattaatatgtggaTAGTAcagtaaattttgattataccCAAAACTCAAAGATAAGAACAGTAAATGCCATATctacatttaagtttattttaacagatttaaatactaatggtatcattgtatagtCTCAAGAAATTAAAAGatagattatttttgtgtatttaaaatgtatgagtacgatgtaatattttaagttaattaatttaatataacaatataatattataatttatttctacgaGTGtacttatgtcttaaatttaagaaattaaaatcttgttatataattagtcTTAGATACTTTAAgttataatgatttacatattatgaagaattttaaaataatcaggatggttttaaattaacttttatttaagtatttcaaaaaataacactcactaaaaataatactttataaaatttaagatatagtaaacaaatgaaataaatgtatggaTAATAAGCTTATTTAACATGTATTATGCATGTGAAATAAATAAGGTaagtcatttataaatattattttataattaaagtatcaaattttttaaataatatagattactactatttactgatttaaatgcatttttattgtttgtttagtttaaatataactactaaatattatataatattaataatttcatgtaggtatttaaaataatgggttaatattttacttattcttAACatgttctaattttattttaaaatattatattatctcttttttaattatatataatatattaaagttaaaatttctggttggtattgaatttaaatattttttttgagtataaacagttgcataatattgaataattctgatctatatacataaatataaaaaaatgattatattttttttactggaatataataatattatacagcccaggcacttgaaatatttattctttagcTAACTTATGAAATACAACCCGTGTATACACGTTACACAAAACCCAATACAAAAAACCTTTGTATTTTGTCTAAATCGGACCGTCGAAACGTTTATGTTTGCCGAACCGTCCAAAGTCTACGCTACTTCAGTCGGTCTATTGTTAGTGAGAGCAAAACGAAAATACATGTATCAAAATACGCCaaaaagtgtatttaaaataaaggaaTTTTGAGATTTCCGACCTctcgtaataatatacgttgcTCGatgctttttgaaataaattcaactgaataatttatagcGTTTCTAAGACTTAAATATACACTTAgtgtatcataaatatatattttagataaaaatgtaatatatgagATAACGTAAACATaaacatagtatatatttgatttgtgattttttttttttttttttatcgaaggGTATTTATAGGGATTAgggaaattttattattccgatatgtaatttaataaagctCAGTGTACTTTAAAATTGACGGTAGCATAAATACgcgatttaataatttatttaatactacaagtataaatgtataataaataatatatattaccatatatatagatattaatatggGGAAATGGGATGCATAAAaatggattatttttattcaaatttgcatagaacatattaaattgtttattgaaaataagtatgggcttataaatactaatcgtattaaaaatatttaaacttaatattcaatgttaaaaCAGCTAATAGATACATACTTTTGATGGGTCACTTATTGAATACTCTAAAGGAGGGacaattcttttattttcactCAGATTTCtggatattaaaattgtaggtGTATACAGCTGTTTATACTGATCTTCATTTGGTTTCGGTATCATAGTAAACCCAGGTTCAATtctataataagatatttttttaaaaacattttattgaatacaattaataaaaatacttacgataattttaaataaatcatcaacataatattatattataatattaaacacaatgtCATTAGAAATAGATACTATGATTTTGAGTACATGTTTCTATCTCTTGCAAGACTATAATACCAACAATTTAGAATACACCATATACAAATCaaacaatgaaattaataaattattgaaaaagtcCATATGGTTTTAGTTTAAAacgtaatttaaattcatgttGAACTTTTAAGTTGAAACTATGGAATACTTGATATgcatatgtaatatgtataatgtaaatatataatatacctaataattgtgTAGGGTGAGCTAATACAGTTTACGTTGAggttaatatatcaatttttttgggacataaatgttttttttctaaatatttaaaatgttaatacttaCTGATGATCATTGGATTTAGGTACATGTTCTGGCCAATAGTATGATTTCTTATATATTGTCTTGTACATCGCaattcctaaaaataataaaaacgaacttttaaatacattaaacacaatagtttattattacgttGTCATCGATTTAAAACTATGGTTTTATcatgtataattgtttataattattcatgtagtaattttataaatgtacactTATACAAAACTAAGAactatgtacatataaattatctattggcttctatatatataatattataaagactaaaaaaatttagatgtgagtattaaaaaaaagattttagaagtataatgttaatttgtaATCCTCACAAACAATTCCAATTATactacatactatattataacaaatatatgctaaaatataagtacaatgtttagtatgtataaattaattaattttaaataaataatcagagttgtgaaaaaaaaatcttataatacatttcagaaaaatactcaaatatttaaaaatacttacttaCCACAATTATATCTTTGAAACGcaactaaaaatatcataaatcaaaaaaatttcctCTTCTTcagataaaacatttttagcaaattcaaaaattaataaaacaattatatatatatatatatatattatatttgttatatcagATCCtaacaacaaatttaaaatttttaataaagaaaattcttatcgtttttaaactattttatctattaatcGTTTGATGAATCTTcctacatgatataatattataatccctAAATTcggtatactattaataatttacgaaATAACAAATACTTTGAACACGgccaataaaaacaaatcataacATATccattacaattttcaatcacttactcaataagtatattattattattacatttatagcacaatagtttgaatattttatatcccaCAAACTTGGATGGCAATATAGACTAATTTGAAAACTGAATGGTGAATGATGGTGGCATGGGACCAAATTTGATCAGCTGTTTTCAAACTTCACAACCTAGAACCTTTGCTTTATCTTCTTGCTTAAATAATGTCACACTCTTCATACTTTTAGTAGGGTGTGAAGGTGATTACAGAAGTATTCATTCCATGAAAACAGACTTTTTGCAAAGGAAATAAACTTAATCGTTAaccccatataatataatatattatgtgctacAGATTAAAAAACGGTACATTTtagtgataataaaaaattacaaaaataaatctactTTATACActcattaaaattcataaaattccaTCTTTCTAAGAGATTAGCCTAAAAACACTATAAAAGAGTACCTTCAAACATCCATAAACTTCCATAAACCAAGGGAATTTGTTCATTCCAAAATCTCTCTAGAAAGCAAAATCCAtacttataatcaattaattcgTCCTAACCTTCATCAATATactctataatattcaacattgttttatataccaaattaattaacttaaaattattccaattagcccaatttattaatacctattcgTGTTATACATAACAGCTCCCTAGTATCAATGTGCTACATCATGACATCaacatataatcattataatcacattagaataaaaaaaacatcctTAATCATTCGAACCTtcctattacctattattctcTGTAACTTGTAAAAAAGTCACCTCAtcgtttcaaaaaatatactttctaCATCTAttcttaaagtaattttacataatatactattcaaTTATCAttgccatatttttttttaacataaatttacttcatattattatgagattttgattgtaaatattttatatttccaataatcacaacaacaaaaaattatataaatataaatactacaatattatttagaagtatttgatcaataaaataataatttatctctaagtttaaagtttatttaacgtatatatactataaatacaagaaaataaaaggttatttattaacatattttaaatttaaaataataataacagaaaaaattttgcatatgtattattttaaacagaattaacttttttttacgcataacaatacacttataataaacttgaatcgttattatatgttataaagatTATGTGTTTGGGTTATTTACTACaagataatataactattgcgtagttaaaaataatgaatgcaATTTATCCACTTACgtcttatcaaaataatatttgtaaaatatcatattatggatttattaaaaaaataatatttcatgcacatattatataaaatgttctactcatattaatatgtatataaaattgaaaacgaacgtacattttatacacgttattattatagtaatacatattattattaaacatgtgtataggtataaaaaacatacatttttatcacctatgtatatacattctacatataggtactgctTATTACATAAACGATACGTGTgaaatttcacaaaatatttaataaaatatttttaaagtctgAGCCAGAAGACtatgttattagttttacagTGAAGTTATGTGAGTGTTTTTCCTCTCTGAAAATACTGtagaatcataatataatttat
The DNA window shown above is from Aphis gossypii isolate Hap1 chromosome 2, ASM2018417v2, whole genome shotgun sequence and carries:
- the LOC114124671 gene encoding uncharacterized protein LOC114124671 isoform X2, which gives rise to MYKTIYKKSYYWPEHVPKSNDHQIEPGFTMIPKPNEDQYKQLYTPTILISRNLSENKRIVPPLEYSISDPSKCQDEDLNDSDTHAKSLYQESYINWTPSQAHKKEETPEEWAQKWRNECHNVRDADDLVHDLSNRIIKSRKMILSRKRIGYA
- the LOC114124671 gene encoding uncharacterized protein LOC114124671 isoform X1; this encodes MNSFVKYDHGSSASEFFEHTRRTDADFRRMIYDLRIAMYKTIYKKSYYWPEHVPKSNDHQIEPGFTMIPKPNEDQYKQLYTPTILISRNLSENKRIVPPLEYSISDPSKCQDEDLNDSDTHAKSLYQESYINWTPSQAHKKEETPEEWAQKWRNECHNVRDADDLVHDLSNRIIKSRKMILSRKRIGYA